A genomic window from Bacteroidales bacterium includes:
- a CDS encoding bifunctional 3,4-dihydroxy-2-butanone-4-phosphate synthase/GTP cyclohydrolase II: protein MTGNRISKLNTIEDAIADFRKGKIIIVVDDENRENEGDFVCAAQTITSETINFMAKYGRGLICAPITEQRCNELGLDMMVAKNTSSHETAFTISVDLLGHGCTTGISASDRAKTIKALANPSTKPEELGRPGHIFPLKAKDGGVLRRTGHTEAVVDLAKLSGLYPAGALVEIMNDDGTMARLPQLFIIAKKFNLKIISIKDLIAYRVKNESLISREVVVNLPTQWGNFELYAYRQITNNRTHIALVKGSWNKEESVLVRVHSSCVTGDIFGSCRCDCGAQLHKAMQMIEEEGKGAIIYMHQEGRGIGLLNKLKAYHLQEKGKDTVEANIALGFKADERDYGIGAQILRDLKIKKLRLITNNPTKRAGLTGYGIKIVENIPIIIKPNKHNKKYLETKKKKMGHKL, encoded by the coding sequence ATGACAGGAAATAGAATATCGAAATTGAATACTATTGAAGATGCGATAGCCGATTTCAGAAAAGGAAAGATTATAATTGTGGTTGACGACGAGAACCGCGAGAATGAAGGTGATTTTGTTTGTGCTGCGCAAACTATTACTTCTGAGACAATAAATTTCATGGCAAAATATGGGCGTGGGCTTATTTGTGCACCTATTACAGAACAACGTTGTAACGAGCTTGGACTAGATATGATGGTTGCAAAAAACACCTCTTCACATGAAACAGCATTCACTATATCTGTTGACCTGCTAGGTCATGGTTGCACTACAGGTATTTCTGCCAGCGACAGGGCAAAAACAATTAAAGCTTTGGCGAATCCCTCAACAAAGCCGGAAGAGCTTGGCCGACCAGGACATATTTTCCCTTTGAAAGCTAAAGATGGTGGAGTTTTACGCCGCACAGGCCACACAGAAGCGGTGGTTGATCTTGCAAAATTATCGGGACTATACCCGGCAGGCGCCCTGGTCGAAATAATGAATGACGACGGGACAATGGCACGCCTGCCCCAATTATTTATCATTGCTAAAAAGTTTAACTTGAAAATCATTTCCATTAAAGATTTAATTGCATACCGTGTCAAAAACGAAAGTCTTATTTCTAGAGAAGTTGTTGTGAATCTCCCAACCCAATGGGGTAATTTCGAGCTTTACGCATATCGTCAGATTACAAATAACAGAACTCATATTGCACTTGTTAAGGGAAGTTGGAATAAAGAGGAATCTGTACTTGTAAGAGTTCATAGTTCATGCGTTACCGGTGATATTTTCGGTTCATGCCGCTGTGACTGTGGCGCTCAATTGCATAAGGCCATGCAAATGATTGAAGAAGAAGGAAAAGGAGCTATAATATATATGCACCAGGAAGGACGAGGAATAGGCCTGCTAAACAAACTCAAAGCTTACCATTTGCAGGAAAAAGGAAAAGACACTGTTGAAGCGAACATAGCTCTTGGATTTAAAGCCGATGAACGGGATTATGGAATTGGGGCACAAATTTTACGTGATCTGAAAATTAAAAAATTACGTCTTATTACTAACAACCCTACTAAACGTGCAGGATTAACAGGTTATGGAATCAAAATCGTTGAGAATATTCCGATCATTATCAAACCGAATAAACACAATAAGAAATACCTCGAAACGAAAAAGAAAAAAATGGGACATAAATTGTAA
- a CDS encoding translocation/assembly module TamB domain-containing protein, producing the protein MKILLYFLLVILVLPGVMYSCFQMSFVQNYLAHKFAASLSEDLHTEVSVGGVDINILFDVILEDVKINDLHHKPIIDAGFMIVDINEIYLSEQGLSIDNIVLENAKIRLVRYKNEKDFNFKFIADYFSSNDTTTTKGQAWKIRIGSLTLINNTFLYQDENKSPLKNGIDYDNLSISSLNANFNNLYLCGDTVTMSIRNLSVNDRSGFILKELSADALLCSSGIDLENLKIITPKSNLALNLKFKYNEYNDFNDFINKVQMDALIKPSKLCINDLAFFAPDLFGMNDVVGISGEIKGKVSNIKAKRFQFIFGKGTYFNGDVNISGLPDINSSYMHFNISKFNTTQTDIASFNLPSSSGMKHLELPAEMVRLGNIGFKGAFTGFYNDFVAYGDFYSQQGSVSTDITLRKNKSSGQIEYDGNVNANNLNLGKILDIQDELGYVTLNTNIQGSGLDAETAEIKLNGTIGAIDIRNYHYTNIIIEGDLARKKFNGYMKVNDDNVKLDFTGMVDYSGALPVFNVDSKIDNLKLSKLHFLELSGDSLSSLSTELKLEFEGNNIDNIQGTIKAENTLYTYKGEKYALDDFYFVNTSDNAGNKTLKVKSDYFDADFAGNFMFKNLYKSSLKFMKEYLPSYSSWIKENVDSIPEQNFVYFIKMKNSLPVCKLLIPELYISPNTIIKGTYNTAQSLLDLNLTSAICRYNNYNIKDFFVSGKTKDSKIIINIGCQKIGLSDSVGLDNVTLKSVMENDSIRYNLTWDNNSDEIKNSADIKGSFIFAERPKMELKFIESEIVVNDTAWTMNSSNNIVINNNKVTVQDLVFSTKFQKLKIDGSVSEDPSEILHLNFENFNVSELDLLLNAKGIDIDGSLNGFVDVSNIFKAPNVISNITINNFYVNKDKLGKIELVTNWNNNDKAVLVNADVIYEGTVGSNNPISISGAFYPEREKDNFDVDISLTNFKLRLLERYLKGFCSSFKGYASGNLKLKGATNSPELSGGIFLMMKGMKIDYLNEVYSFADSVKITKNSFSFDHLVLSDAFNDTAICDGKIFHKNFNHFYLDIAIKPNKLQCLNTDASMNNLFYGKAWATGLINITGDVNNINMDIKARTEKGTHFYIPITSDEEISENDYIRFVHKKIFTDEVKKDNIDISGITLNFDLDVTPDADLQIIFDSKIGDIIKAKGNGSMRMEITTLGDFNMYGDYIIEEGDYLFTLQNVINKKFIIQKGSSLKWNGSPYDGTADITAIYPVKTFLKDLLGQGDNFSIDSSEVNNRIPVNCMLGMTDKIFNPTITFDIELPNSSDNVKTFVKRKTSTEQEMNRQVFSLLILNKFTNSDPNISSYVNEGLSTTSTELLSNQLSNWLSQISDKFDIGINYRPGTEITSEQVEVALSTQLLNDKLTIDGNVVSGGNQKSSNIVGDVNVEYKLTDRIRLKGFNKSNTVDLLNTGAAYTQGVGIFYRREFDSLYEFFLKKIK; encoded by the coding sequence TTGAAAATATTGCTTTACTTTTTACTGGTAATACTTGTTTTGCCGGGAGTAATGTATTCTTGCTTTCAAATGAGCTTTGTACAGAATTACCTGGCTCACAAATTTGCTGCTTCATTATCGGAAGACCTGCATACTGAAGTTTCTGTCGGAGGTGTTGATATAAATATTTTGTTTGATGTAATTCTGGAAGATGTAAAAATTAATGATTTGCATCACAAGCCTATTATTGATGCAGGATTTATGATCGTTGATATAAATGAGATATATTTGTCGGAACAAGGTTTAAGCATTGATAATATTGTTTTGGAAAATGCGAAAATACGATTGGTAAGATATAAGAACGAGAAAGATTTTAATTTTAAATTTATTGCGGATTATTTTAGTTCTAATGATACCACAACAACAAAAGGGCAGGCATGGAAAATCAGAATAGGTTCATTGACCTTAATAAATAATACTTTTTTATATCAGGATGAAAATAAATCCCCATTAAAAAATGGAATTGATTATGATAACCTTAGTATTTCTTCTTTAAATGCCAATTTCAATAATTTATATTTATGTGGCGATACGGTTACTATGTCAATACGTAATCTGTCCGTTAATGATCGTAGCGGTTTTATTCTAAAAGAACTTTCAGCAGATGCATTGTTGTGTTCCTCAGGAATAGATTTAGAAAATTTAAAAATAATAACACCCAAATCGAACCTGGCTCTTAACTTAAAATTCAAATACAATGAATATAATGATTTCAATGATTTTATTAATAAAGTACAAATGGATGCTTTGATAAAACCATCGAAATTATGTATCAATGATCTTGCTTTTTTTGCCCCGGATTTATTTGGAATGAATGATGTTGTGGGAATATCCGGTGAGATAAAAGGAAAAGTTTCGAATATCAAAGCAAAAAGGTTTCAATTTATTTTTGGAAAAGGAACATATTTTAATGGTGATGTAAATATATCCGGGTTGCCTGATATTAATAGCTCCTATATGCATTTTAATATCAGTAAATTCAATACTACCCAAACGGATATTGCTTCCTTTAATCTTCCTTCCTCATCAGGAATGAAGCATTTAGAGCTTCCTGCCGAAATGGTACGTCTTGGGAATATCGGCTTTAAAGGTGCATTTACAGGATTCTACAATGATTTTGTTGCATACGGCGATTTTTATTCGCAGCAGGGAAGCGTTTCAACCGATATCACATTAAGGAAAAATAAATCTTCAGGGCAGATTGAGTACGACGGGAACGTAAATGCGAATAACCTGAACCTTGGGAAAATTCTTGATATCCAGGATGAGTTAGGTTATGTAACATTAAATACAAATATTCAAGGTTCAGGTCTTGATGCTGAAACTGCGGAAATAAAACTTAATGGAACTATTGGCGCTATTGATATCAGAAATTATCATTATACAAATATTATAATTGAAGGCGACCTTGCTCGTAAAAAATTTAACGGGTATATGAAAGTCAATGATGATAATGTTAAACTTGATTTTACCGGAATGGTTGATTATAGTGGAGCACTTCCTGTATTTAATGTAGATTCGAAAATTGATAACCTGAAATTATCCAAACTGCATTTTCTTGAATTATCGGGCGATTCGCTTTCTTCACTTTCAACTGAACTGAAATTGGAATTTGAAGGAAACAATATTGATAATATACAAGGAACAATTAAAGCAGAAAATACTTTATATACTTATAAAGGAGAAAAATATGCGCTTGATGATTTTTATTTCGTAAACACTTCTGATAACGCAGGAAATAAAACATTAAAAGTGAAATCAGATTACTTCGATGCTGATTTTGCCGGGAACTTTATGTTTAAAAATCTATATAAATCTTCATTAAAATTTATGAAGGAATATCTTCCTTCGTATAGCTCATGGATTAAAGAAAATGTGGATTCAATTCCTGAACAGAATTTTGTATATTTTATTAAAATGAAAAATTCATTGCCTGTATGCAAATTGTTAATACCGGAACTTTATATTTCTCCAAATACGATTATTAAAGGAACATATAATACTGCACAGAGTTTACTGGACCTGAATTTAACTTCAGCTATTTGCCGTTATAATAATTATAATATAAAAGATTTTTTTGTTAGCGGTAAAACCAAAGACTCAAAAATAATTATCAATATTGGTTGTCAGAAAATAGGTTTGTCTGATTCTGTAGGTCTTGATAATGTTACTTTGAAAAGTGTTATGGAAAATGATAGTATTCGTTATAATCTTACTTGGGATAACAATAGTGATGAAATTAAAAACAGTGCAGATATTAAAGGCTCTTTTATTTTTGCTGAACGACCGAAGATGGAGCTGAAATTCATAGAATCGGAAATTGTTGTTAATGATACCGCATGGACTATGAATTCTTCAAATAATATTGTTATCAACAATAATAAAGTTACAGTGCAGGATTTAGTGTTTTCAACAAAATTTCAGAAGTTAAAAATTGATGGTAGCGTTTCAGAGGATCCTTCTGAAATATTGCATTTAAATTTTGAAAACTTTAATGTTTCCGAGTTGGACCTGTTATTAAATGCCAAAGGTATTGATATCGACGGTTCCTTAAATGGATTTGTTGATGTTTCTAATATTTTTAAAGCGCCCAATGTTATATCAAATATAACGATCAATAATTTTTATGTGAATAAGGATAAGTTAGGGAAAATTGAATTGGTAACCAATTGGAATAATAATGATAAAGCAGTTCTCGTTAATGCTGATGTAATATATGAAGGAACTGTCGGTTCAAATAATCCTATATCTATATCAGGCGCATTCTATCCTGAAAGAGAAAAAGATAATTTCGATGTTGATATTTCTCTGACAAATTTTAAACTCAGGTTACTCGAACGGTATTTAAAAGGTTTTTGCTCTAGTTTTAAAGGGTATGCCTCGGGAAACCTTAAGCTGAAAGGAGCTACAAATTCGCCCGAACTGAGTGGAGGAATTTTTCTTATGATGAAGGGGATGAAAATAGATTACCTGAACGAAGTTTATTCTTTTGCAGATAGTGTTAAAATTACAAAAAATTCATTCTCTTTTGATCACCTTGTCCTTAGTGATGCTTTTAATGATACAGCTATCTGTGATGGTAAGATTTTTCATAAAAACTTCAATCATTTTTATTTAGATATTGCAATCAAGCCAAACAAATTGCAGTGCCTGAACACCGATGCATCAATGAATAATTTGTTTTATGGAAAAGCCTGGGCAACTGGATTGATAAATATTACAGGAGATGTAAACAACATTAATATGGATATTAAAGCTCGTACTGAAAAAGGTACTCATTTTTATATTCCTATAACCAGTGATGAAGAAATTTCTGAAAACGATTATATTCGTTTCGTTCACAAAAAAATATTTACCGATGAAGTTAAAAAAGATAATATTGACATCTCGGGTATTACCTTGAACTTTGACCTGGATGTTACACCTGATGCGGATTTACAAATAATCTTCGATTCTAAAATAGGCGACATTATTAAAGCTAAAGGGAATGGAAGTATGAGAATGGAAATCACAACACTTGGCGATTTCAATATGTATGGCGATTATATTATTGAAGAAGGGGATTATTTATTCACTTTACAGAATGTGATAAACAAAAAATTTATTATTCAGAAAGGTTCTTCGCTAAAATGGAACGGAAGCCCCTATGATGGAACTGCTGATATTACGGCGATTTATCCTGTAAAGACTTTTTTAAAAGATTTATTAGGACAAGGAGATAATTTTTCCATTGATTCTTCAGAAGTAAATAATAGAATACCTGTTAATTGTATGTTAGGAATGACTGATAAGATATTCAATCCAACCATTACATTTGATATTGAACTTCCGAATTCGAGTGATAATGTAAAAACATTTGTTAAAAGAAAAACCAGCACCGAACAGGAAATGAACCGCCAGGTATTTTCATTACTGATATTAAATAAGTTTACTAATTCCGATCCTAATATAAGCAGTTATGTAAATGAAGGGCTTAGTACAACATCAACTGAACTTCTATCCAATCAACTTAGCAACTGGCTTTCTCAAATTAGCGATAAATTTGATATAGGTATAAATTATCGTCCCGGTACTGAAATAACCTCAGAGCAGGTTGAAGTGGCACTATCAACACAGCTTCTCAATGATAAGCTTACTATTGATGGTAATGTTGTTTCTGGCGGAAATCAAAAATCGAGTAACATTGTTGGTGATGTTAATGTGGAATATAAATTAACAGATCGTATAAGATTAAAAGGTTTTAATAAATCGAACACAGTAGACCTTTTAAATACAGGTGCAGCATATACACAAGGTGTTGGTATATTTTATCGTCGTGAATTCGATTCGTTATACGAATTTTTTCTGAAAAAAATCAAATGA
- the tsaD gene encoding tRNA (adenosine(37)-N6)-threonylcarbamoyltransferase complex transferase subunit TsaD — protein sequence MSIYILGIESSCDDTSAAVLDETHLLSNITANQDVHKKYGGVVPELASRSHQANIIPVVDSALKHANISKNQLNAIAFTNGPGLLGSLLVGASFAKAFALGLNIPLIEIDHIHAHILANFIQTKNKKDVPEFPFLCLLVSGGHTMIAKVSDYFKIEILGHTIDDAAGEAFDKSAKILGLPYPGGPMIDKYAVTGNSGMYKFPHPAIKGLDYSFSGLKTSILYFLRDQMIKDNSFIEKNINDLCASIQKTIIDILLKKLEKAVKETGINEIAIAGGVSANTALREAIIKRKETHQWKIHIPPFEFCTDNAAMIAITGYYKYAINEFSSQRTSPYSRIKK from the coding sequence ATGAGTATTTATATTTTAGGGATTGAATCATCATGTGATGATACTTCAGCAGCAGTACTTGACGAAACTCACCTTCTTTCCAATATAACAGCCAACCAGGATGTTCATAAAAAGTATGGCGGTGTAGTTCCCGAACTGGCTTCGCGCTCACACCAGGCAAACATCATACCCGTTGTTGATTCAGCCCTGAAACATGCAAATATAAGCAAAAATCAGCTTAATGCCATTGCATTTACAAATGGTCCGGGCCTGCTTGGTTCGCTGCTTGTAGGAGCTTCATTTGCAAAAGCCTTTGCCCTGGGACTAAATATTCCGCTTATCGAAATAGATCATATTCATGCACATATTCTTGCAAATTTCATTCAAACAAAAAATAAAAAAGACGTTCCGGAATTTCCTTTTTTATGCTTATTGGTCTCGGGCGGTCACACTATGATTGCAAAAGTTTCTGATTATTTTAAAATAGAAATTCTTGGACATACTATTGATGATGCAGCCGGCGAGGCATTTGACAAATCAGCAAAAATCCTCGGGCTTCCATACCCCGGCGGACCAATGATTGACAAATATGCAGTAACAGGCAACTCCGGTATGTACAAATTCCCTCATCCTGCAATTAAAGGATTGGATTATAGTTTCAGCGGATTAAAAACTTCCATTCTTTATTTCTTACGCGACCAAATGATTAAAGACAATTCATTTATTGAAAAAAACATAAACGACCTTTGCGCTTCTATTCAGAAAACCATTATTGATATCCTTTTAAAGAAACTTGAAAAAGCAGTTAAAGAAACGGGTATAAATGAAATTGCAATCGCCGGCGGTGTTTCAGCAAACACGGCACTTCGTGAAGCGATTATTAAAAGAAAGGAAACTCATCAATGGAAAATTCATATTCCTCCATTTGAATTTTGCACTGATAATGCTGCAATGATTGCCATTACTGGTTATTACAAATATGCAATTAATGAATTTTCTTCACAAAGAACATCGCCTTATTCAAGAATAAAAAAATAA
- a CDS encoding RNA polymerase sigma factor, whose amino-acid sequence MFLERETEIELLEGCLKNDRKCQKKLYYKYCNAMYSIAYRILKDEEEANDSLQEAFIQVFKDLKTFRKESTIGAWIKTIVIRTALRKLKKNVFKEEIDDRAMNLPVQNSCTLTNEYIEKTILSLPTGYRTVFLLIEVEGYTHKEVAEMLNISEGTSKSQLFYAKKHLRNLLKDLMY is encoded by the coding sequence ATGTTTCTGGAAAGAGAAACAGAGATTGAGCTTCTTGAGGGTTGTTTGAAAAATGACAGGAAGTGTCAAAAGAAGTTGTATTACAAATATTGTAATGCCATGTATTCTATTGCATATAGAATATTAAAAGATGAGGAAGAAGCCAACGACTCTTTACAGGAAGCATTTATTCAAGTTTTTAAGGATCTGAAAACATTCAGAAAGGAATCTACTATTGGTGCATGGATAAAAACAATTGTAATAAGGACTGCTTTACGAAAACTAAAAAAAAATGTTTTTAAAGAAGAAATTGATGACAGAGCAATGAATTTACCGGTTCAAAATAGTTGCACGCTGACAAATGAATATATTGAAAAAACTATTTTGTCGCTTCCTACAGGATACAGAACAGTATTTTTATTAATAGAAGTAGAAGGTTATACACATAAGGAAGTTGCTGAAATGCTTAATATTTCAGAAGGTACATCAAAATCACAATTGTTTTATGCTAAAAAACATTTAAGAAATTTATTAAAAGACCTTATGTATTAA
- a CDS encoding FprA family A-type flavoprotein, with product MINDNKIVDVTNDVKWVGVLDPDLRTFDIVMETEFGTTYNSYFINAQKKAVVETTKEKYWDVYLAKLKTITNPEEIEYIICNHTEPDHSGNVGNLLKVAPKARVVGSGNTIRYLTDLLGYEFPHIVAKDGYVLDLGNKKIRFIGAANLHWPDSTYAYLEEDKILFTCDSFGSHYCDENIFDDLTGDFDKAFTYYFDVILKPFSKFFLKAIEKIRPLEIAAICTGHGPVLRKNWKKYVDLSEKYSKQALSLIDKPRVFIPYLSAYGNSKTIAYKIAEGVKLAGDVDVVLSDLEKENISNIDSYIAKSSGIIVGSPTINKNTLLQIYQMFAVINPIRDIGKLAAVFGSYGWSGEAVKIIHDNLVNLKLNLFEEDFPVKFTLHEKDYEKCIDFGKRFTSKMLENRKVQNKE from the coding sequence ATGATAAATGATAATAAAATCGTTGATGTTACTAACGATGTAAAATGGGTTGGTGTTCTTGATCCTGATTTAAGAACATTTGATATTGTTATGGAAACGGAATTTGGTACTACATATAATTCCTATTTCATCAATGCACAGAAAAAAGCAGTTGTTGAAACTACAAAAGAAAAATATTGGGATGTTTATCTTGCAAAGCTGAAAACTATTACCAATCCTGAAGAAATTGAATACATCATTTGCAATCATACCGAACCGGATCATTCAGGTAATGTTGGGAATTTATTAAAAGTTGCACCAAAGGCCAGGGTGGTTGGAAGCGGCAATACCATAAGGTATTTAACCGATTTATTGGGTTATGAATTTCCGCATATTGTTGCTAAAGATGGCTATGTGCTTGATTTGGGAAATAAAAAAATCCGCTTTATTGGAGCAGCAAATTTACATTGGCCCGATTCAACATATGCATACCTTGAAGAAGATAAGATTTTATTTACATGCGATTCTTTTGGTTCTCATTATTGCGACGAAAATATCTTTGATGATTTAACCGGTGATTTTGATAAGGCCTTCACTTATTATTTTGATGTTATTCTAAAGCCTTTTAGTAAATTTTTCCTTAAGGCGATTGAAAAGATACGCCCGCTTGAAATTGCCGCTATTTGCACGGGGCATGGTCCGGTGTTACGCAAAAACTGGAAAAAATATGTCGATCTTTCTGAAAAATATTCAAAGCAGGCATTGTCGTTGATTGATAAGCCACGTGTTTTTATTCCTTATCTTTCAGCTTATGGGAATTCAAAAACCATTGCATATAAAATTGCAGAAGGTGTAAAGCTTGCAGGTGATGTGGATGTGGTTTTATCTGATCTTGAAAAAGAAAATATCAGCAATATTGATTCATACATTGCTAAAAGCTCCGGTATCATTGTAGGTTCGCCTACCATAAATAAAAATACTTTATTACAGATTTACCAAATGTTTGCTGTAATAAACCCGATAAGGGATATTGGAAAACTTGCTGCTGTATTTGGTTCCTATGGATGGAGTGGTGAAGCTGTAAAAATAATCCATGATAACCTGGTCAATTTAAAATTGAATCTTTTTGAAGAAGATTTTCCTGTAAAATTCACTTTGCATGAAAAAGATTATGAAAAATGCATTGATTTTGGAAAACGATTTACCTCGAAAATGCTCGAGAATCGTAAAGTTCAAAATAAAGAATAA